Proteins encoded together in one Chitinophaga lutea window:
- a CDS encoding acyltransferase family protein, with amino-acid sequence MHVTPHITATGKGRYDWIDCAKGIAIILVVYRHIAHGLFMSTVELPMWVKDCNDMLYSFRIPLFVALSGVFFSRSLLRYGAGQFVINKMNTLLYPYLLWAIIQISLQISFAEYTNSQRTAADYFNILLQPRALDQLWYLFLLFNVSVLYLCISMLLKGHTKWQLLIGLILLGLAPLVKDYSTFYDIALHYIFFAIGQVSSAWLLNADVQEKLSQGRLLLMLLPVFAALQYYFLLHQDMNLYLFLIVAVFGSLFVTVLSLFLVKHGYLKFLQTIGKYSLYIYLLHVSISSLLRHILYRTGAFGSLTTNTLLLVLLIGLSIYLSIVAYRLLIRLKFGFLFKGSLPERRSANPASNKAD; translated from the coding sequence ATGCATGTAACACCCCATATAACTGCCACTGGTAAAGGGCGGTACGACTGGATTGATTGCGCCAAAGGCATCGCCATCATCCTGGTTGTATACCGCCACATTGCCCACGGCCTGTTCATGTCTACCGTGGAATTGCCAATGTGGGTAAAAGATTGTAACGACATGTTGTACAGTTTCCGTATTCCGTTGTTTGTAGCACTCTCAGGCGTTTTTTTCAGCAGAAGCCTTCTGCGGTATGGTGCGGGCCAGTTTGTGATCAACAAAATGAACACCCTGCTCTACCCCTACCTGCTTTGGGCCATAATACAGATCAGCTTGCAGATATCGTTCGCAGAATATACCAACTCACAACGCACGGCCGCGGATTATTTCAACATCCTGCTGCAGCCGCGGGCGCTTGATCAGCTGTGGTACCTGTTCCTGCTGTTCAATGTGTCGGTGCTGTACCTGTGCATTTCCATGCTGCTGAAAGGGCACACGAAATGGCAACTGCTGATTGGGCTGATATTGCTGGGACTTGCTCCATTGGTGAAAGACTATAGCACTTTTTACGATATCGCGTTGCACTATATTTTCTTTGCCATCGGCCAGGTCAGCTCAGCCTGGCTGCTGAATGCCGATGTCCAGGAAAAGTTGTCGCAGGGCCGGTTGCTGCTGATGCTGCTGCCCGTATTTGCAGCGTTGCAGTATTATTTTCTGCTGCACCAGGACATGAACCTCTATTTGTTTTTGATAGTGGCGGTTTTCGGAAGTCTCTTCGTGACCGTGCTCTCCCTTTTCCTGGTGAAGCACGGTTACCTGAAGTTCCTTCAGACCATCGGTAAGTATTCGCTTTATATCTACCTCCTGCATGTTTCCATTTCCTCTTTGCTCAGGCATATCCTGTACCGCACCGGGGCTTTTGGAAGCCTGACCACCAACACGCTGTTGCTGGTGTTGCTGATAGGTTTGTCCATTTATTTGTCCATTGTCGCTTACCGTTTGCTGATACGTCTGAAGTTCGGCTTCCTCTTCAAGGGGAGCCTGCCGGAACGCCGTTCAGCAAATCCAGCCAGTAATAAAGCCGATTGA
- a CDS encoding O-antigen ligase family protein translates to MQLSKKNILPVLIFSLLALLIPALTWVGSMELKYSFMVLGGIMGAATCVVCLTNYRLGYYIVITVCFTIRLLERMAGAEFPVGVIQDVLLGCTLLGSIFSRRRDELVKVPLLRDPLIIVFTIYGAYLLLQFLNPNAITTGGTRLFTRVYLRNMILVLLSIKMINSMQDLRTFFKYWITMCTLAAVYACIQEWVGLLPFERRYISLYPDKFKTVVLLTGTRVFSFLSDPAVLGIILACCTAIIAPLLTASAKTISAGKKLLLFVALVLQILALGYSGTRTGYVMVPMGLLIFFLANLHNRNTIIGAMVFGLAFLAILFGPFHSNPTIVRVRTAFVGSNSDESLNVRDVNRHRIQPYIYQHPIGGGLMTAGVEGEKYNPGHVLAGFPPDSGYLRTALEQGWIGLILTCLYLYMMLCYAVKNYFRAREQIDKLLLIGVAGALFAGVVGQYAQETTGLFESAIMVYAFAGISIKTKYLLSTNTKAT, encoded by the coding sequence ATGCAACTGAGTAAAAAAAACATATTACCCGTACTGATCTTTTCCTTGCTGGCACTGCTGATACCGGCATTGACCTGGGTCGGTTCCATGGAACTGAAGTACAGCTTCATGGTACTGGGGGGCATCATGGGCGCCGCCACCTGCGTGGTATGCCTGACCAATTACCGCCTGGGATATTACATCGTCATCACGGTCTGCTTCACCATCCGGCTGCTGGAACGCATGGCCGGCGCTGAATTTCCGGTGGGGGTTATACAGGACGTGCTGCTGGGATGTACCCTGTTGGGCAGCATCTTCAGCAGGCGCCGCGACGAACTGGTGAAAGTTCCCCTGCTGCGTGATCCGCTGATCATCGTATTCACCATTTACGGCGCCTACCTGTTGCTGCAGTTCCTTAACCCGAACGCTATCACCACGGGTGGTACCCGGCTCTTTACGAGGGTTTACCTGCGCAATATGATCCTGGTGCTGCTTTCCATCAAAATGATCAATTCGATGCAGGACCTGCGCACCTTCTTTAAGTATTGGATCACCATGTGTACGCTGGCTGCCGTTTATGCATGTATCCAGGAATGGGTGGGACTGCTTCCGTTTGAAAGAAGGTATATATCCCTCTACCCGGACAAATTCAAGACCGTGGTCCTTTTAACGGGCACGCGTGTGTTCTCCTTTTTGTCGGACCCCGCTGTGCTCGGTATCATACTGGCCTGCTGCACAGCTATTATAGCGCCACTGCTCACGGCTTCCGCCAAAACCATTTCGGCCGGCAAAAAACTATTGCTTTTTGTGGCGCTGGTATTACAGATCCTGGCGCTCGGTTATTCCGGAACACGAACGGGGTACGTGATGGTGCCCATGGGGCTGCTGATCTTTTTCCTGGCCAACCTTCATAACCGTAATACGATCATCGGTGCAATGGTGTTCGGGCTTGCCTTCCTGGCTATCCTTTTCGGGCCCTTCCACAGCAACCCCACCATTGTGCGGGTGCGCACCGCATTTGTCGGTTCCAATTCCGACGAGTCGTTGAACGTGCGGGATGTGAACCGGCACCGCATACAACCTTACATCTACCAGCACCCCATCGGTGGCGGCCTGATGACCGCAGGTGTGGAGGGTGAAAAATACAACCCGGGGCACGTGCTGGCCGGCTTTCCGCCAGACAGCGGGTACCTCCGCACAGCCCTCGAACAAGGCTGGATAGGCCTCATCCTGACATGCCTCTATTTGTATATGATGCTCTGCTACGCCGTCAAGAACTATTTCAGGGCCAGGGAACAGATAGACAAATTGCTGCTCATCGGTGTGGCAGGTGCGCTGTTTGCCGGTGTGGTAGGGCAATACGCCCAGGAAACCACCGGGCTGTTCGAATCCGCCATCATGGTATATGCCTTTGCCGGCATTTCAATAAAAACCAAATATTTATTATCCACAAATACGAAAGCAACATGA
- a CDS encoding TolC family protein translates to MKKVCFVLLLSVCVGSLAHAQQKKDTSILLALPADAPNVARLKVRLVELALANPALQELDLRQELTKYEANRAKAALLDMVTAAGNLNEFTINRNGTNTGNNNLLYPRYNFGILVPLGRFVSVPAEVKIAKTNKKIFAKQKEREGLEIKAAVLRAYEEYSANKQMLELHLPLLEDAYTNYKTTEAKFSKGETEATVEALNASYRIYNTEMVRKITLERDLRESKLTLEGIIGTTMEDVLMKL, encoded by the coding sequence ATGAAAAAAGTATGTTTCGTTCTGCTGCTCAGCGTTTGCGTTGGCAGCCTCGCACACGCACAACAAAAAAAGGACACCAGCATTCTGCTGGCGCTTCCCGCCGATGCACCTAATGTAGCCAGATTGAAAGTCCGTCTTGTAGAACTGGCGCTTGCCAACCCTGCCCTGCAGGAGCTCGATCTCCGGCAGGAACTGACCAAATACGAAGCCAACAGGGCCAAGGCCGCTTTGCTCGACATGGTGACCGCCGCAGGCAACCTGAATGAGTTCACGATTAACAGAAACGGCACCAACACCGGCAACAACAACCTGCTGTACCCCCGTTACAACTTCGGTATACTGGTACCGCTGGGCCGTTTCGTTTCAGTTCCCGCAGAGGTGAAGATCGCCAAGACCAACAAAAAGATCTTTGCCAAACAGAAAGAGCGTGAAGGACTGGAAATCAAAGCTGCCGTACTGCGCGCTTACGAAGAGTATTCCGCCAACAAGCAGATGCTGGAACTGCACCTCCCCTTGCTGGAAGATGCTTACACCAATTACAAAACAACGGAGGCCAAATTCTCCAAAGGCGAAACAGAGGCCACCGTGGAAGCCCTCAATGCTTCTTACCGCATTTACAACACCGAAATGGTGCGCAAGATCACGCTGGAACGCGACCTGCGCGAATCCAAACTGACGCTGGAAGGCATCATAGGCACCACTATGGAAGACGTTCTGATGAAATTATAA